A window of Methanobrevibacter sp. TMH8 contains these coding sequences:
- a CDS encoding DUF367 family protein yields MKIIVFHANECDKKKCTAYKMEKQKNCRIIYNLNQIPRGAIILNPFAERAVSPEDKHLVEKRGVVGLDCSWNKVSSSAKFFSLTKYHRSLPFMIATSPVNYGKPCKLSTVEAIAATLYITGFKEVAKDIMNGFKWGHTFIELNFELLEAYSSAKTSSEVVNIQNEFLKQYED; encoded by the coding sequence TTGAAGATAATTGTTTTCCATGCAAATGAATGTGATAAGAAGAAATGCACTGCTTATAAGATGGAAAAACAAAAAAACTGCAGAATTATATATAATCTAAACCAGATCCCTCGTGGAGCTATTATTTTAAATCCTTTTGCAGAAAGAGCAGTTTCTCCTGAAGACAAACACCTTGTTGAAAAACGAGGAGTAGTTGGTCTTGACTGTTCTTGGAATAAAGTTTCTTCTTCAGCTAAATTTTTTTCTCTAACTAAATATCATAGAAGTTTACCATTTATGATAGCTACAAGTCCTGTAAACTATGGAAAACCATGTAAACTATCTACTGTTGAGGCAATAGCAGCTACTCTTTATATCACTGGTTTTAAAGAAGTTGCAAAAGATATTATGAATGGGTTTAAATGGGGTCATACATTTATTGAACTAAATTTTGAACTTCTTGAAGCTTATAGCTCAGCAAAAACCAGTTCTGAAGTTGTAAATATTCAAAATGAATTTTTAAAACAATACGAAGATTAA
- a CDS encoding helix-turn-helix transcriptional regulator, giving the protein MNSIVRYVRKEMGINQKDLAKMAGVTRQTISAIEKGKYNPSLLLAYKLSRILECSKIEELFLLEEKHVFNEGELAEMKKKYIKKPKNK; this is encoded by the coding sequence ATGAATAGTATTGTAAGATATGTGAGAAAGGAAATGGGCATAAATCAAAAAGATTTAGCTAAAATGGCGGGAGTCACTAGACAAACTATAAGTGCGATAGAAAAAGGAAAATATAATCCATCACTACTTCTAGCTTACAAATTATCAAGAATTCTTGAATGTTCTAAAATCGAGGAACTTTTCCTCTTAGAAGAAAAACACGTTTTCAATGAAGGTGAACTTGCAGAAATGAAGAAAAAATATATTAAAAAACCAAAAAATAAATGA
- a CDS encoding VWA domain-containing protein: protein MKKNIFPFTAIVGQEKIKKALILNAINPSIGGVLIKGDRGTGKTTGVRALANLLPEIEVVEGDIFNSDLDSYYEFKLYEFYGKNKGDEVKLIKKPMKVIELPLGATEDRVVGSLDIEKALNEGKKAFEPGLLGQANGNILYIDEINLLDDNLVDILLDAAAFGVNTVEREGISISHPSRFILVGTMNPEEGELRGQLSDRIGLKISVNGITDIEERIEIIKRIDEYEKNPKVFIAKYKNQEEKLQKKIIDGRKLLPTVGITDDYIEIIARIVRNLGAEGHRSDIAILKTAKTIAAFKGNWKVQMEDLKEAILLVLGEINQCDNEQINNQIQQAQNEMNQENNFDEENQDQEDYNDDSNFDEENQDQLDDSDNSSNSEDSGEFGDNQSYDDNPDESNYDQDENNTDNEDNTNIDNENNESSEDNQINDDELDDFEDEDENENNDYGNDNQLQGEVNDSETSDDEYQVDYNENDSEKEINEFDMEDLEKDIRKMLVMEGREKEKFYGSRVDSKSEKGKYIKSKYSQKVSSSDIAVDATLRAAAMRFKKKDNNTDFKTKDNLEVSNNSNNSNGLKINIKNQDIREKVRKHKARASVAIVVDMSGSMLGEKKVNKIRAILDRIIKNINRNRDKLSVIGFKGKDSEIIIPNTKRPNSFLDKLDKITVGGTTPMASGLEKALEILKTEKRKGEFIPMLILLSDGMPNVGLKDSYIKKSTGSPVNDVLAVGEELAENDIYTVIIDFEKKHKHGRNINMELAFLANGRYYDLEDVYNPSIAIDKILTYERKIL from the coding sequence ATGAAAAAAAATATTTTTCCTTTTACAGCTATTGTTGGTCAAGAAAAGATTAAAAAAGCTCTTATTTTAAATGCCATAAATCCTTCAATCGGTGGAGTTTTGATTAAGGGTGATCGTGGTACTGGTAAAACTACGGGAGTTAGAGCCTTAGCTAATCTTCTTCCTGAGATTGAAGTTGTAGAAGGGGATATATTTAACTCTGATTTAGATAGCTATTATGAATTTAAGCTTTATGAATTTTATGGCAAAAATAAAGGTGATGAGGTTAAACTTATCAAAAAACCAATGAAAGTAATTGAACTTCCTCTTGGTGCTACTGAAGATAGAGTTGTAGGTTCTCTTGATATTGAAAAAGCATTGAATGAAGGAAAAAAAGCATTTGAACCTGGTTTACTTGGTCAAGCTAATGGAAATATTCTTTATATTGATGAGATAAATCTTCTTGATGATAATCTTGTTGATATTTTATTGGATGCTGCTGCATTTGGAGTAAATACTGTTGAAAGGGAAGGGATTTCAATTTCTCATCCGTCTCGCTTTATTCTTGTTGGAACAATGAACCCTGAAGAAGGTGAACTCCGTGGACAATTATCTGATAGAATTGGTTTAAAAATTTCAGTTAATGGAATTACAGATATTGAAGAAAGAATAGAAATAATTAAACGTATTGATGAGTATGAAAAAAATCCAAAAGTTTTTATAGCTAAATATAAGAATCAAGAGGAGAAATTACAAAAAAAGATTATAGATGGGAGAAAACTTCTTCCAACAGTTGGGATTACGGATGATTATATTGAAATAATAGCTAGAATAGTTAGAAATCTCGGGGCTGAAGGTCATAGGAGTGATATAGCTATTTTAAAAACTGCAAAAACAATAGCTGCTTTTAAAGGAAATTGGAAAGTTCAGATGGAAGATTTAAAAGAGGCGATTCTACTTGTTTTAGGGGAAATAAATCAATGTGATAATGAACAAATCAATAATCAAATTCAACAAGCTCAAAATGAAATGAACCAAGAAAATAATTTTGATGAAGAAAATCAAGATCAAGAAGATTATAATGATGATTCTAATTTTGATGAAGAAAATCAAGATCAATTAGATGATTCTGATAATTCCTCAAATTCTGAAGATTCTGGTGAATTTGGTGATAATCAAAGTTATGATGATAATCCTGATGAAAGTAATTATGATCAAGATGAAAATAATACTGATAATGAAGATAATACAAATATTGATAATGAAAATAATGAATCAAGTGAAGATAATCAAATTAATGATGATGAATTAGATGATTTTGAAGATGAAGATGAGAATGAAAATAATGATTATGGGAATGATAATCAACTTCAAGGGGAAGTAAATGATTCTGAAACATCTGATGATGAATATCAAGTGGATTATAATGAAAATGACTCTGAAAAGGAAATAAATGAGTTTGATATGGAAGATCTTGAGAAAGATATTCGTAAAATGCTTGTAATGGAAGGTCGTGAAAAAGAAAAATTCTATGGAAGTCGAGTTGATTCAAAGAGCGAAAAAGGAAAATATATTAAAAGTAAATATTCTCAAAAAGTATCTTCTTCAGATATAGCTGTTGATGCTACTCTCAGAGCTGCTGCAATGCGTTTTAAAAAGAAAGATAATAATACTGATTTTAAAACTAAAGATAATTTAGAAGTTTCAAATAATTCAAATAACTCAAATGGTTTAAAAATCAATATTAAAAATCAAGATATTCGTGAAAAGGTTAGAAAACACAAAGCAAGAGCTAGTGTAGCTATTGTAGTAGATATGAGTGGATCTATGCTTGGTGAAAAGAAAGTTAATAAAATCCGAGCTATTTTAGATAGAATCATTAAGAACATAAATAGGAATCGTGACAAACTATCAGTTATAGGATTCAAAGGTAAAGATTCTGAAATTATTATTCCAAATACAAAACGTCCTAATTCTTTCCTAGATAAATTAGATAAGATTACTGTAGGTGGAACTACTCCTATGGCATCAGGCTTAGAAAAAGCTCTTGAAATATTGAAAACTGAAAAAAGAAAAGGAGAATTTATTCCAATGCTAATTTTACTTTCTGATGGGATGCCTAATGTTGGTTTAAAAGATAGTTATATTAAAAAAAGTACTGGAAGTCCTGTTAATGATGTTTTAGCTGTTGGAGAAGAGTTAGCTGAAAATGATATTTATACTGTTATCATTGATTTTGAGAAAAAACATAAACATGGTAGAAATATAAATATGGAGTTAGCTTTTTTAGCTAATGGTCGTTATTATGATTTAGAAGATGTTTATAATCCGAGTATAGCTATTGATAAGATATTAACATATGAACGTAAAATTTTATGA
- a CDS encoding VWA domain-containing protein produces the protein MIEGEKREKLYGRSVNSKNKKGKYVKSKFLNKSSDDIAIDATLRAAALRNASKDNNINNIENNNNNINNNIKNNNSNINNLDLNHLKVDKNLDKSKKSLNIKNEDLREKIRKHGAKLSIALVIDMSGSMLSSEKLNRIKAILHKIILNVHINKDKLAVIGFKGKDSEIIIPNTKRPSSFLDKLNNITVGGTTPMAAGLEKGLEILKKDCKKEEYIPMIMVLSDGVTNVGLARSKLNNGLATDYGANLGVINNYNNKKLMNSPINDVLDVGEEIAKYNIHTVIVNFEKEKNKGRSVNKELAFVTSGRFYDLEQLGDILAEDIFEDEPIDKESLKFGSFKSDLSDMVLENILNYERENI, from the coding sequence ATGATTGAAGGTGAAAAAAGAGAAAAACTCTATGGAAGAAGTGTTAATTCTAAAAATAAAAAAGGGAAATATGTTAAAAGTAAATTCTTAAATAAATCATCAGATGATATAGCTATAGATGCAACTTTACGAGCAGCTGCACTAAGGAATGCTTCTAAAGATAATAATATTAATAATATTGAGAATAATAATAACAATATTAATAATAATATTAAGAATAACAATAGCAATATTAATAATTTAGATTTGAATCATCTAAAAGTTGATAAAAATCTAGATAAATCAAAAAAATCATTAAACATTAAAAATGAAGATTTAAGGGAAAAAATAAGAAAACATGGAGCTAAATTATCTATTGCATTGGTTATTGATATGAGTGGATCAATGCTTAGTAGTGAAAAACTCAACAGAATTAAAGCTATATTACATAAAATTATTCTTAATGTTCATATTAACAAGGATAAATTAGCTGTAATAGGATTTAAAGGAAAAGATTCAGAAATTATTATCCCAAATACAAAAAGACCTAGCTCTTTTTTAGACAAACTTAATAATATAACAGTAGGAGGGACTACTCCGATGGCAGCTGGACTTGAAAAAGGGTTGGAAATTTTAAAAAAAGATTGTAAAAAAGAAGAATACATTCCAATGATTATGGTTTTATCTGATGGGGTAACAAATGTAGGTTTAGCTAGATCTAAACTTAATAATGGATTAGCTACAGATTATGGTGCAAATTTAGGAGTTATTAACAATTATAATAATAAAAAACTAATGAACAGCCCCATCAATGATGTTTTAGATGTTGGTGAGGAAATAGCTAAGTATAATATTCACACAGTAATTGTAAATTTTGAAAAAGAAAAAAATAAAGGACGTAGTGTGAATAAAGAGTTAGCCTTTGTAACTAGTGGCAGATTCTATGATCTAGAACAACTAGGTGATATATTAGCTGAGGATATATTTGAAGATGAACCTATTGATAAAGAATCACTTAAATTTGGTTCTTTTAAAAGTGATTTGTCTGATATGGTTCTTGAAAACATTTTAAACTATGAACGTGAGAATATTTAA
- a CDS encoding ATP-binding protein encodes MKKNIFPFTAIVGQEKIKKALILNAINPSIGGVLIKGDRGTGKTTAVRALANLLPEIEVVEGCSFNCDEDSYREFELYKVNDKSADDDILIIKKPMSVVELPLGATEDRVVGSLDIEKALKEGIKALEPGLLAQTNRNILYIDEINLLDDNLVDILLDAAAFGVNTIEREGISISHPSRFILVGTMNPEEGELRGQLSDRIGLEIEVEGIGNIDDRILIMKRREEFEMDPASFIAKFDDEQKELQNRIIEAQKLLNNVEIDSTSLEIIARITLELGAEGHRSDISILKTSKTIAAFNNHLKVDDNDLEEAISLVLGNDKLLSQRIQKIKKDIEKRDEENSSDSLEGIQNKIEEQLQESLQKKLQDINQNTDFGLDKEKTSNKSDIDDNNSEDIEDIEKIDLGNNKSKKLDFVNDSDFKIKDEFDSKINQGEKIENFNDIDIEGKLDIKKY; translated from the coding sequence ATGAAAAAAAATATTTTTCCATTTACAGCTATTGTTGGACAAGAGAAAATTAAAAAAGCTCTTATTTTAAATGCCATAAATCCTTCAATTGGAGGGGTTTTGATTAAAGGTGATCGTGGTACTGGTAAAACTACGGCTGTTAGAGCTTTAGCTAATCTTCTTCCAGAGATTGAAGTTGTTGAGGGATGTTCTTTTAATTGTGATGAGGATAGCTATCGTGAATTTGAACTTTATAAGGTTAATGACAAATCAGCTGATGATGATATTCTTATTATTAAAAAACCGATGAGTGTTGTTGAACTTCCTCTTGGTGCTACTGAAGACAGAGTTGTAGGTTCTCTTGATATTGAAAAAGCACTTAAAGAAGGGATAAAAGCTCTTGAACCAGGTTTACTTGCTCAAACTAATCGTAATATCCTTTATATCGATGAAATAAATCTTCTGGATGATAATCTTGTTGATATTTTGTTGGATGCAGCTGCATTTGGAGTAAATACTATTGAAAGAGAAGGGATTTCGATTTCTCACCCGTCCCGTTTTATTCTTGTTGGAACAATGAATCCTGAAGAAGGTGAACTCCGTGGACAGCTATCTGATAGGATTGGGCTTGAAATAGAAGTTGAGGGAATTGGGAATATTGATGATAGGATTCTTATTATGAAAAGAAGAGAAGAATTTGAAATGGATCCTGCTTCTTTCATAGCTAAATTTGATGATGAACAAAAAGAACTTCAAAATAGAATTATTGAAGCTCAAAAATTGTTAAATAATGTAGAAATAGATTCTACTTCTTTGGAGATAATAGCTAGAATAACTCTTGAATTAGGTGCAGAAGGCCATAGAAGTGATATATCTATTTTGAAAACATCTAAAACAATTGCTGCATTTAATAATCATCTCAAAGTAGATGATAATGATCTTGAAGAAGCTATTTCTCTTGTTCTTGGAAATGATAAATTACTTTCTCAAAGGATTCAAAAAATTAAAAAAGATATTGAAAAGAGAGATGAAGAAAATTCCTCTGATTCTTTAGAAGGTATTCAAAACAAAATCGAAGAACAATTACAAGAATCATTACAAAAAAAATTACAAGATATCAATCAAAATACAGATTTTGGATTAGATAAGGAAAAAACAAGTAATAAATCTGATATAGATGATAATAATAGTGAAGATATTGAAGATATTGAGAAAATTGATTTAGGAAACAATAAATCAAAAAAACTTGATTTTGTAAATGATTCTGATTTTAAAATAAAAGATGAATTTGATTCAAAAATTAACCAGGGGGAAAAAATAGAAAATTTCAATGATATTGATATTGAGGGGAAGCTTGATATAAAAAAATATTAA
- a CDS encoding AAA family ATPase, with product MNQKTLWDSIEETQTIFREKEVFTIEYIPEVVDYRKNQIDKILYNLKDNLDQHKRPYHMILNGSYGTGKTLTINYIFSQVEKRYHHVKTVHVNCKNYKSQYQIYLKIYEKLFNKKRRVDGLSTFTILNNIIKEIVRRNIILLVALDDINSAKSDRDLNNVLYNLLRASESDKNAKITVFSVTNDEVVLFLDRNVQTVFNGINVNFPNYNYNEIYNILSERCHIGLYEGAVSEKTLSDLARYTYDLGDLRKGFDEIYKAGLNAEEEGSHKILKSHFS from the coding sequence ATGAATCAAAAAACATTATGGGATAGTATAGAAGAAACACAGACCATTTTTAGAGAAAAAGAGGTTTTTACTATTGAATATATTCCTGAAGTTGTAGATTATCGAAAAAATCAAATTGATAAAATATTATATAATCTTAAAGATAATTTAGATCAACATAAGCGCCCTTATCATATGATTCTTAATGGATCTTATGGGACGGGTAAAACTTTAACAATTAATTATATTTTTTCTCAAGTAGAAAAGAGATATCATCATGTTAAAACAGTTCATGTGAATTGTAAAAATTATAAATCTCAATATCAGATTTATTTAAAGATTTATGAGAAATTATTCAATAAAAAAAGGCGTGTAGATGGGTTATCAACCTTTACTATTCTCAACAATATAATAAAAGAAATTGTTCGAAGAAATATTATTCTGCTAGTTGCTTTAGATGATATCAATTCTGCAAAATCAGATAGGGATCTTAATAATGTTTTATATAATCTTTTAAGAGCTTCTGAAAGTGATAAGAATGCTAAAATTACTGTTTTTTCAGTTACTAATGATGAAGTGGTTTTGTTTCTAGATAGAAATGTTCAAACTGTCTTTAATGGGATTAATGTTAATTTTCCAAATTATAATTATAATGAGATATATAATATTTTATCTGAAAGATGCCACATAGGTTTATATGAAGGTGCAGTATCTGAGAAGACATTAAGTGACCTTGCAAGATACACATATGATCTTGGTGATTTACGTAAAGGCTTTGATGAAATATATAAAGCTGGTTTAAATGCTGAAGAAGAAGGTTCTCATAAAATATTAAAAAGTCATTTTAGCTGA
- a CDS encoding hydrogenase maturation nickel metallochaperone HypA: MCTVGGPMADVKLKNLKTKRYRCLDCGNEFKGLGKRVVCPSCQSDNVECLE, from the coding sequence ATGTGTACTGTTGGAGGACCAATGGCAGATGTTAAACTGAAAAATCTCAAAACTAAAAGATACCGTTGTTTAGATTGCGGTAATGAGTTTAAAGGATTAGGTAAAAGAGTAGTTTGTCCATCATGCCAAAGCGATAATGTTGAATGTTTAGAATAA
- a CDS encoding DUF116 domain-containing protein, whose protein sequence is MIETLFQIFGQTLIIIAIMLFILLVLALILGRTLLKKNILIFPRLIIFVLDVFYSPLKQLAKSLGFDESMVDHIGVEVRNKVNEKKFNDIEPKDKIIVFPHCLRNPKCEAILDETGLVCDCCGKCAIGIIKPKAEKMGYKVFVIPGSTFVKKIVKNNEFKSVLGVACYEDLNLTMMKLANFAPQGVLLSRAGCFKTKVDIKTVLEKIGYENYEDDNENQTLNSYKNEIDSPCSENKHDIR, encoded by the coding sequence ATGATTGAAACTTTATTTCAGATTTTTGGTCAGACATTAATTATAATAGCTATTATGCTATTTATTTTACTAGTCTTGGCTCTTATTTTAGGTAGAACCCTTCTTAAAAAAAATATTCTTATTTTTCCAAGATTAATTATCTTTGTATTAGATGTTTTCTACTCACCACTTAAACAATTAGCTAAAAGTTTAGGTTTTGATGAATCTATGGTCGATCATATTGGGGTAGAAGTTAGAAATAAGGTTAATGAAAAGAAGTTCAATGATATTGAACCTAAAGATAAAATAATCGTTTTTCCACATTGTCTTAGAAATCCTAAATGTGAAGCTATATTAGATGAAACTGGTCTTGTTTGTGATTGCTGTGGTAAATGTGCAATTGGTATAATCAAGCCAAAAGCTGAAAAAATGGGTTATAAAGTCTTTGTTATTCCAGGTTCAACTTTTGTTAAAAAAATTGTTAAAAACAATGAATTTAAATCTGTACTTGGAGTAGCTTGTTATGAAGATTTAAATTTGACTATGATGAAATTAGCTAATTTTGCACCACAAGGAGTCTTACTTTCAAGAGCAGGTTGTTTTAAAACTAAAGTAGATATAAAAACAGTTCTTGAAAAAATTGGATATGAGAATTATGAAGATGATAATGAAAATCAAACTTTAAATTCTTATAAAAATGAAATTGATAGTCCTTGTAGTGAAAATAAACACGATATTAGGTAA
- a CDS encoding TatD family hydrolase: MIANPLEIPITDNHIHVDHINGIGPVKVAKQFYNVGGRVMIIPNKPSWSMGETFEFEKAMDLVISYCHEITQNTKVKAFPVVGVHPAEFSKLIESGKSLEDSYKRVKKALDYGKKLVEEKKAVGIGEIGRPHYEVNGEEMNYQNKILKYGLRLAKELDCPVQLHTESAEEEQFKEFASFADEINFNKKKLIKHYSGPYILEEENFGLTPSVMSGKDNIKKAIAKGDNFLMETDYLDELSRPGAVLGLKTVPKRTLDFLNKGIFTEEDAFKIHKDNIESIYGINTEID; encoded by the coding sequence ATGATAGCTAATCCATTAGAAATTCCAATAACAGACAACCATATACATGTAGACCATATAAATGGAATTGGTCCTGTAAAAGTAGCTAAACAATTTTATAATGTAGGTGGTAGAGTTATGATTATTCCCAACAAACCATCTTGGTCTATGGGAGAAACATTTGAATTTGAAAAAGCTATGGATCTAGTTATTAGCTATTGTCATGAGATCACCCAAAATACAAAGGTGAAAGCTTTTCCAGTAGTTGGTGTTCATCCAGCTGAATTTTCAAAATTAATCGAAAGTGGAAAATCTCTGGAGGATAGCTATAAAAGAGTAAAAAAAGCTTTGGATTATGGAAAAAAACTTGTTGAAGAGAAAAAAGCTGTAGGAATTGGAGAGATTGGTAGACCCCATTATGAAGTGAATGGAGAAGAAATGAATTACCAAAACAAAATTCTCAAATATGGCCTTAGACTAGCTAAAGAATTAGATTGTCCAGTTCAACTTCATACAGAATCAGCTGAAGAAGAGCAATTTAAAGAATTTGCATCTTTTGCAGATGAAATCAATTTCAATAAAAAAAAATTAATTAAACATTATTCAGGACCATATATTCTTGAGGAAGAAAACTTTGGACTTACACCCTCAGTTATGTCTGGAAAAGATAATATTAAAAAAGCTATAGCTAAAGGAGATAATTTCTTAATGGAAACTGATTATCTTGATGAACTTAGTCGTCCTGGAGCTGTGCTTGGTCTAAAAACTGTTCCAAAACGAACACTAGATTTTTTAAACAAAGGGATATTTACAGAAGAAGATGCATTTAAAATCCATAAAGACAATATAGAATCTATATATGGCATTAATACTGAAATTGATTGA
- a CDS encoding S24/S26 family peptidase gives MIIVIALSVIVVSFAFSDTVRLDVTLDGQNVTVSPIAVPFGKDIGSMSTEMENYTYDQMNNVDSNVTTLKEGLTKIAKNYGFKDITVNVNSQFGENTMPMEVVVDGVSMVPTLKDGENVIIEKTKSPKIGDIIVVKDPEEVLLIKRLGNISGDQIFLSSDNNDTVVMNVNGVPVEMIAIEKWTNASNIVGVAKIFNV, from the coding sequence TTGATTATAGTAATAGCTCTTAGTGTTATTGTTGTATCTTTTGCTTTCTCTGATACTGTAAGACTTGATGTTACATTAGATGGTCAAAATGTTACTGTAAGTCCTATTGCAGTACCTTTTGGCAAAGACATAGGTTCGATGAGTACTGAAATGGAAAATTATACTTATGATCAAATGAATAATGTAGACAGCAATGTAACTACTTTAAAAGAAGGTTTAACTAAAATAGCTAAAAATTATGGCTTTAAAGATATAACTGTTAATGTTAATTCTCAATTTGGTGAAAACACAATGCCAATGGAAGTCGTAGTTGATGGTGTTTCTATGGTTCCAACTTTAAAAGATGGGGAAAATGTTATAATCGAAAAAACAAAAAGTCCTAAAATTGGAGATATAATTGTTGTTAAAGACCCTGAAGAGGTTCTTCTTATTAAAAGACTGGGTAATATTAGTGGGGATCAAATATTCTTATCTAGTGACAATAATGACACTGTAGTTATGAATGTAAATGGTGTTCCAGTTGAAATGATAGCTATTGAAAAATGGACAAATGCATCTAATATTGTTGGTGTAGCTAAAATATTCAATGTTTAG
- the aroD gene encoding type I 3-dehydroquinate dehydratase — MISETKIAIPIMQKNTEDIINTANDYIKKGADLLELRIDGIVNADSNTIKEIIGEIAFPIIATNRSKDEGGSFVGSERERIDILKSCCGLKYVEYIDIELQTDSCLRNYILGKCEDVGVKTIISFHDFEKTPPVDDLLEIVKKERSLGDVAKIAVMPKNLEDTISVLAIMSRCENTIAISMGELGSYTRVMASKFNAPITFATGGDVTAPGQIDIETMKLMLNMDLMDHDDLLEDI; from the coding sequence TTGATTTCAGAAACTAAAATAGCTATTCCTATAATGCAGAAAAATACAGAAGATATTATTAATACAGCTAATGACTATATTAAAAAAGGAGCTGATCTTCTTGAACTTAGAATAGATGGAATAGTCAATGCTGATTCTAACACTATTAAAGAAATTATAGGGGAGATAGCTTTTCCAATCATTGCTACTAATCGTAGTAAAGATGAAGGAGGTAGTTTCGTTGGAAGTGAAAGAGAAAGAATTGATATTCTTAAATCTTGCTGTGGTTTAAAATATGTTGAATATATTGATATTGAGCTTCAAACAGATTCTTGTCTTAGAAATTATATTTTAGGTAAATGTGAAGATGTAGGAGTTAAAACTATTATTTCTTTTCATGATTTTGAAAAAACTCCTCCTGTAGATGATTTGCTTGAAATTGTAAAAAAAGAAAGATCATTGGGAGATGTAGCTAAAATAGCTGTTATGCCTAAAAATCTTGAAGATACTATTAGTGTTTTAGCTATTATGTCACGTTGTGAAAATACTATAGCTATTTCTATGGGAGAATTAGGAAGTTATACAAGAGTAATGGCGTCTAAATTTAATGCACCTATTACTTTTGCAACAGGTGGGGATGTAACAGCTCCTGGTCAAATCGATATTGAAACTATGAAATTAATGTTGAATATGGACTTAATGGATCACGATGATTTATTGGAAGATATTTAA
- the sucD gene encoding succinate--CoA ligase subunit alpha: protein MILLNENTKCLVQGITGKQGSFHTEQMLQYNTNIVAGVTPGKGGQEFQGVPIFDSIEEAKENTDVNASIIFVPAPYAKDAAFESIKHLDLVVIITEHIPVHDSMEIMAYAKKKNVIVIGPNTPGLISPKAGKMGIMPTHIFSEGNVGVISRSGTLTYEVASQLTRAGIGQSTCIGIGGDPVIGTDYSTILQKFEDDPETEKIVLIGEIGGNAEEKAAEYIKENISKPVVSYIAGITAPPGKRMGHAGAIIEGSAGTAESKMQALEQAGVNVAKKPSDIVELIKDL from the coding sequence ATGATTCTATTAAATGAAAATACAAAATGTTTAGTTCAAGGAATCACTGGAAAACAAGGTTCTTTTCATACAGAACAAATGCTTCAATATAATACTAATATTGTAGCTGGTGTAACTCCTGGAAAAGGTGGGCAAGAATTTCAAGGAGTTCCAATATTTGATTCAATAGAAGAAGCTAAGGAAAATACTGATGTAAATGCTTCTATAATATTTGTTCCAGCACCTTATGCAAAGGATGCTGCATTCGAATCTATAAAACATTTAGATCTTGTTGTGATAATCACTGAACATATACCAGTTCACGATTCTATGGAAATAATGGCATATGCAAAAAAGAAGAATGTTATTGTTATTGGACCTAATACTCCTGGATTAATATCTCCAAAAGCTGGAAAAATGGGAATAATGCCTACGCATATTTTTTCAGAAGGTAATGTTGGAGTTATTTCTAGAAGTGGAACTTTAACATATGAAGTAGCTAGTCAGCTAACAAGAGCAGGAATAGGTCAAAGCACTTGTATTGGTATTGGTGGAGACCCTGTAATAGGCACAGACTATTCTACAATTCTACAAAAATTCGAAGACGATCCAGAAACCGAAAAAATCGTGCTGATTGGAGAAATTGGTGGAAATGCAGAAGAAAAAGCTGCAGAATATATTAAAGAAAATATCTCTAAACCAGTTGTTTCCTATATTGCAGGAATTACAGCTCCTCCTGGAAAAAGAATGGGTCATGCAGGAGCTATTATTGAAGGAAGTGCAGGAACAGCTGAAAGTAAAATGCAAGCTCTTGAACAAGCTGGTGTTAATGTAGCTAAAAAACCTTCAGATATAGTTGAATTAATTAAAGATTTATAA